AACTGATTATTTAAATGTAGAGTTAAATATCATACCCAAAATTACTGCAAATGTGAGTTTTTATTTAGAACAGATTAATTCTTATTACAAAGAAATTATACCCGGTTCAACGTTTCTAACTAAGTTAAATTCTTTAGAAAAAAGAAAAGACATAAATTATCTAACGATTGCGGGAACAAATTCTAATATAGATGCAAATATCTCAAAAAGTATTATTTCCAAAATTTATCCAGAATTTATAAATGGACAAGGTGATGGGATAGTTCATGTTGATAGTGCGATTTTAGATAGTGCGGATGAAAAATATTATTTTTTTAAAGGATTTTATGATTTATATACAGACCAAGCTGTATTAAACAAAATCGATGAATTTTTAAAAAAGTCTATAAATTATATTTCTATAGAGCCTTTTCAAGATGACAATTTTTTAGAATACATTAATGAAACGACCTACCGACAAAACAATCAAGAAAGTGGAATAAGTGAAGTAAAAGAATTAAAAATGGGGAATATAATTAAACCTACCGAGTACTACGCAGAAAAAGAAATATTGACAAGTCCTATAAAAATAGGAGAAATTAGGGAAAACAGGTTAAAAATCATATCTGTAAATGGAAGTGTTTTTTTTGAAAGTCCTGAAGGAATTTACGATAACAGGCTAAACAAAATTTTTAATAAACCAGTATTAGGTGGAATCATTTTCCAAGAGAGATATTATTTGTGTTCAACTGATGGCGTTTATACGATAAATAGCAAAGGAGAAATTGATAAGATACGCGATAATGTTTATGTGGGAGATGAAGTTTATTATATTCCCAACTTGGGATTTTTAAGTATAAAATATATACAAGGTTATTCTCAAATTTATTTAAATGATGTACTTATTCAAGAAGATAGTACTTTCATAAGTTTAAAAATTTTAGAAGATGGTCAGATTTATTTGCTTTTCAACGATAAAATTATGGAATTAAAAGAGAATAAATTGCAAAAATTGATTGATTCTGATGTTATAAAAAAAGTATCTGGAGAAAACATAATGGATTTCGTTGATTTTACCAAATATGGGGAAATATTTTTTATACTCACCCATGATTATAAAATGATTGCATGGGATAGAAGTAAAAATGAAATTCAGGTTATTAGTGACGAAAACTTTGGAAGATTAAAACTGCAATTATTTGAAGATAACTTATACATTTTTGGTAAAAATCATATTACTTATTTACAATTAAAAGATATGATAATGCCAAGAGTTTACCAAAGAATAGAAAAAGATGTTTTTGATATTTTAGTAACTCAAAACAAAGAAATATGGATAGTTTCTCAGTATATTAATCAAGAAGCTTTTGAAGTATTTAGATATTCTTTTTATGAATAAAATATTTAATATTAATTATAAGTTTATTCATGAGGCGGTTGTTTATGAAAAAAATCTTTATTTTTTTTCTATTCACATTTTTGATAGTTATTATTAATGCCGATAATTATACTCTGGGCTATGAGTACTATTTGAATGGTTTAAAGTATTATAGAAGTGGTGACTATGAATTAGCTCAAACTTTCTTAGAAAAGGCTTTGGAAGTTTCTCCAAGCTTAGAGAATGAAATCCCGGAAATCAAAATGTATTTGGGGCTTTCTGCTTTTCAAAATAGAGACTACGCAACCGCAGAAATTTATCTTCGACTATTTGAAGGAAATGCTGTGGTTGACCAAACTCTTTCTGTTTTGGAAGAATTGAAAAAGAATAATGAAGGGGAAAATTATCGCTTAAGCAATACTATATCAACAATAACGGAAAGTTCTTCAAAAACAACTGAAGAAAAACTAAGTGAGTTTTTTCATCCTCCATTTTTTATTATAATGTTGATTATTTTTTCTGTATCTTTTGTTTCAGCTCTTTTAACTTTTATTTGGATTCAAAAGTATGGTTTTTCATCAAAAAAGAAAACTCAGTATAATCAAATTTCTTTTCAAAGTATATCTGATATAAAAAATGAAAAAGATGAAGAAATTAACTATAAAACTATAGATGAATTCGATGAAACATCTATCAAATCTATATGGAGGCAAGCAAAGGCCTTAAAAAATCTTTTGAACATTTCACAAGAGTACACTGAAACTGAAGGAAATTTAGATGTAGCTACTCCAAAAACTAAAGAATTAGATGAGATAGAACTTCTTCAAAAAACATTAAATGAAGAAATAAACGAGATATTAAAATCAGCTGATTTAAACCAAATTGAAGAAATTTTAGACGAACTTCAAGATAGTGATGGTAAAATAAATGAAAATATTTCAAATGTTTCTATCCATGAAAATTTAAATGAATATCAAAATGAATATGTCTACCTAAAAGATGTTATTAAACCTAATGATAACACTAAATTAAAGTATTCATCAATTTTAGAAAAAGAAGAAAAAAAAATAAATTTAAACTTAGATAAATCTCAAAATGTTAAAGATTTAGTTGTAGAACTAAGCAAAAAAAATGTTAAACCTCAAAAATCTGATATAGAAAGATTTTTTAATAGCTTATTTTATGAGACAAATGAAGAAAACATTAAATAGTACAAGGTTCTTTTAAAGGTAAAGTTTAGTTGTTTTTTAAAATTCATATTTTTAAATTATTGATTTTTATGTGTTTTATTGATATAATATGATATATAAAAATACATATTAAGTGCGGATGTAGCTCAATTGGCAGAGCACCAGCTTCCCAAGCTGGGGGTTGCGGGTTCGAATCCCGTCATCCGCTCCAATGTATAGTAAAGATTTTAAAAATAATAATTTTTTAAGAAGCAAGTTTTGAATTTTAAACGGGTTTAGGGTGGAGTCCTCTTCCTTCTTCTTCAGTAAAAATACTGAAGAAGTTAAAGAAATAGTTAATTGGTCAAAACCATAATAGCGAAGGTATTCTAAAAAATACTAAGATCAAAATATTTATAAAATCTGAGTGCCATAATTTCTAAATTGAGTATAATAAAAGGAGCCAAAGCTCCTTTTATTATTTTATAGAAAATAATATTTTGAGTTTATAAGATTCGTATATTTTAAAATATAGAAGGTGGGTAAAATGATTTTAAAAATCGAAACAGGAAAATTTAAAAATAAGATAATTCACACTGTAAGTGATTACAGAACTAGATATACAACAGCCTCTTTAAGGCAAGCTATTATGAGTATGTTCGATTTTTCAAATGTTGATATTTTAGAACTTTTCGCAGGAAGCGGTATATTTAGCTTTGAAGCTTTAAGTAACGGAGCAAAAAGTGCGACACTTGTAGATATTTCATCTAAAGCTATCAACACTATCTTGGAAAATGCAAAGGAATTAAACATTTTAGAGAGTATAAAAGTTATTAAGTCAGATTTTAGAAGAGTTATAAATAAATTAAAAGATTATTCTTATGATTGTATATATGCGGATCCACCGTTCAATTTAGGATACGTGGATGATCTAATAAAAATAATTGACAATAGTTGTGATATATTGAAAAACGATGGAATTATGTTCATTGAAAAACATAAAAAAGAAAAGAATAATTTTTCTTTAAAAAATATGTTTTTAGAGGAAGTAAGAGAATATGGAGATGTGGAATTAATTATTTTGAAAAAAAAGGTCCTTTTTTAAAAAAGGACCTTAATTTGGAAATGAATTCTTCCGGGGACAGAACACTCCAGGAGGGAGGGTAACCTACAAAAGTGTCCTGTAGAAGTATTATACACCATGAAATTTTTTTCTCAAAACTTGTTTATTAGCAAATAATTTCATTTATGCTCGAAGAAACCACTTTAAGGGCATTTAACTTAAAAAATCTCAAAAACATAAAAAATTTCGTTATTTTTTATTAAATATGTATCATTTGGAATGTTTGAAAATAATGGAACGTAATCTATAGTGTGCCCGAATGTTCCCCAACTCAATCCAATTAAATTATTTAAGGAATCATAATAGTTTTTTATGATTTCTGATTGATACGTTATGTTTTTTGTTGAATTTTTTGAGGCATAAAATTCCTCTTGTAAATCTTCTAATAGTCCCAAAATTTTTTTAAATTCCGAATAGCTTTGACTTGAATTAAAAACGTTGATCATTTTTTCATAAGAAAATCTATTTTCTTTTATTTTATTTAAAGATAAGAATCCATCCCCCAAACTCAATCCCCCTGTTGCATGATCAGAAGTTACTATTATTAAAGTGTCGTAAGGATTACTTGCATAAAACTCTAACGCCACCTTAACTGCATCATCTAAATCAATTATTTCTTTTATCATCGAGTAAGTATCATGTGCATGGGCCGCATGATCTATTCTTCCTCCTTCAATCAAAAGGAAAAATGGATCTTCTCCAAATTTTTTTAATGCGTATTTTAAGCTCTCTTCTAAAGTTATTCTTTGTTCATTGTCTGTTAAAAATGGAAAATTTCCGTAGTACAAAGCTAAAATTTCCTTTTGAGGTATAACAGTTTGAGGAAGCATTTCACTGTAACTATATCCATGTTTTTCAACTTCTTTTTTGTCCAAATAAGCTCTGCCACCTGAGATCAAAAGGTCAAAATTACTTTTTAACAAATCTTGAACTATCTTTTGATAATCTCTCCTATTTTCAACAAAAGCATAGGCACCTGCAGGAGTTGCATCAACTAAGCTATTTGTAGAAATAACGCCTACTTGATACCCATCATTTTTGAGAAGATAAGTTAAAGGAGTTAAGGTTTTAGAGCCCTTAGTGTTAATCATATCGTTATAAGTTTTTTCTCCAGAGAGTATAGCGGTAATTGCGGCAGCTGAATCAGTAACACCGTTTAAGGAAGACGTTTCTACCAAAGCAAAATAAGGCAGTTGCATCATATTTAATGTTTCACCATATTTGTTTTCTTTATACATATTAGTTAATTGTAAATGTGGTATGCCCATTCCATCAGCTATAAATAAAAAGATGTACTTATACGAAAAAGAAAATAAAAATATCAGCAGAAACCCTATTGTTAAAATTAGTCTTTTCATTAATTTTCCTCCTTTTATTTTTTTACCTTAGAAGCTCCAAAATCGTTCTGAACCTGTTATAAATTCAAAAGCTTATTTTTAAAAGATTCTCGCTTAATAATTAAGAAATGTCTCTAAGATTTTTTCAAATTCAGAATCATCTAATCTATTAAAATTTAATAATATATATTTTTCTAATTCAAATATCTTTTTTTCATCATAATTAAAATTTTCGAGGAATTTTAAAACACTCTTTCCATATGGTTCATTGTAAAATCCTATACTTTTTAGTTCTATTTCGTTAAGGTATCTAAACTTTGAAACAGATCTCAAAAATAGCATACTGTTAACTTCACTCAACAATTCAGCCCAGTTGTCATCGTATTGATTTTTTACTTTGTACCCAAAAAAATAATGCGACAATTCATGAACAATGTCTTTATAAGAAGTTATTACATAAACTTTTGGTAAAACCTGAAAAGATCTGGCATAGTTTCCATAAATAATATATAAAGGTTCCTCTATTTCATAGATATTTTTTAAAAAGATATCTGCATTTACTATCCAATCCTTAAGCCACTCTTTATTAAAATAGTAATTTTCGAATTGGTACAAATCATTTTTTCCATTTAAAAATACCATAGCCGAACTTTTATTATTTTGCTTTTGAATTAAATTTTCGCCTTTTTGAATGCTTAAAAGACTATTTCTTATATTTAAAATGCCTAATTCTTCAAAGTTGATAATATCATAGAAAAAAAATTTTTTATTAAAAAACGTTTCTTTTATCTCATCAAAAAAAATAATATCTGTAAATCCTGTAGAAAAAATTTTAATAATTCCATCTTCTTCGATTATTAAAGTGATTGGAAATACTAAAAAAATGAAAAATAATAAAAACATTGAAAAGATTAAAATTAACTTTTTTCTATGTTTAACTGATAACATTATCGATATAACTCCTTAAGGGCCTTTATTTAATAACTTTTGTAGATTTCTTGTATCTTAAAATAAGAAAAGTTATAGCTCCAATGATTATGAAAAATATGCTGATTAGAACAGCTACTCTCATATTACCTACATATAAACTATCTGTTCTAAGCATTTCTATAGGAATGCGACCAATAGAATACAGTATTAAATATAAAGCCGTAACTTCACCATATGTTTTTCTTTTGTTTCTGATGAAATAAAAAAGTACTAAAAATATCAAAAGATTCCAGGCAGATTCATATAAAAACGTTGGATGAAAATATTCATAACTTTCAAATCCAACCATTCTATGTTCAGGGGCTATATACATTTTCCATGGAAGTTCTGTCGGAGTTCCATATGCTTCGTGATTAAAAAAATTTCCCCATCTTCCTATAGATTGAGCCAACGGTAATACAAAAGTAAATAAGTCTAAACCCTGCAGAAAAGTAAACGTACAATTTTTCTTTAGATGGGTATAAACAAAAACTGTTAAAAAAGCAGCTAAAATGGCTCCATGTATAGCTAATCCACCATGCCATATTTTTAATATTTCTGAAGGATTTTTGCTAAAATACTGTAAGTTGAAAAGGACATAATATAATCTTGCACCTATAATCCCAAAGATGATTCCTAAAGAAAGGGCATTGAAAAAATCATCCTCGCTCACTTTTTCTCTTTCAGCTTCTTTTTGACCGATAAATGTAGCTAATAATATAGAAATAGCTATTAATAACCCGTACCATCTTATTTCTAAAACTCCTATTTTAATAATAATTGGGTTAAAATACCATTCTCCAGAGAAACTTTTCGGTAATATGGTTATACTCACTAAAATAAAAGAAAAAACTGAAACCAAAAATGTATTGAAAAACACTTTATCTTTTTTCATCTTATCCCCTCTCATGTTTTTATTTATTAAAAAAATGAGTTTTTTCAAAGAACATTTATGAGTTCTAAAGAATTCCTATATTTAAATTTTAACTCTTTTTTTAACTTCTCAGAGTGTTCGAGAGCGAGCGGATTTTCTAAAAAGTTTTCTGCTTTCTTTCTCGAATTTTCTATTATCAAAATATCTTCTGAAAGATCTAAAAATTTAAATTCAGGTATCCCATGCTGTTCTAAGCCAAAGAATTTTCCAGGACCTCTCCATTTTAAATCTATCTCTGCAACTTTAAATCCGTCTTTTGTTTTAGCAAAGGCAGATAATTTTTGCTTTGTTTCATAATTCATTTTTTCGTCTATGACTAAAAAACAATAAGACTGTTTTTTACTTCTTCCAACTCTCCCTCTCAACTGATGGAGTTGAGATAAACCAAATCTATCCGGATGTTCTATAACAATAACTGTTGCATCAGGCACATCTATTCCGACTTCAACAACAGATGTCGCAACTAAAATATTGTACTCTTTGTTGAAAAATTTATCCATCACGTCGTTTTTTTCTGAGGCAGAAAATCTTCCGTGTAAAAGGCCCACATTATACTCTTTAAAAGTTTCTTTCAATTTTTCGTACATATCGGTGGCATTTTTCAAATCTAATGTTTCCGATTCTTCTATCAAAGGGTATATGAAAAAAGCTTGGTTGCCCTGTTTTAATTCTTGTTGAACGAATTCGTACAAACTATTTTGATTAGCTTGTGATACCAAGATTGTCTTTATAGGTTTTCTGCCCTTAGGCATTTCATCAATCAAACTTACGTCTAAATCTCCATAAAATGTCATAGCTAATGTTCTTGGAATAGGGGTTGCAGTCATTACCAAAATATCAGGGTGAGTGCCTTTTTTTATTAGCTCTAATCTTTGATTTACTCCGAATCTATGTTGCTCATCTATTACGATAAAACCTAATTTTTTAAATTCCACATCTTGCTGAATAATTGCATGAGTGCCTATGACAACATCTATTTGTCCTAATTTTAATCTTTCTTTTATAGAAATCTTTTCATTTTCCTTAGTTTCGCCTATAAGTAACTCCACTTTTAATCCTAAAGAGGTTAAATCTTTCGAAATTCTTTGAAATTGTTGTTTCGCCAAAACTGATGTAGGAACCATAACCGCTACTTGATAACCTGCTTCGCAAACGTCGACAATAGCTAATTCTGAAACTACAGTTTTTCCTGAACCAACATCTCCTTGAAGAAGCCTATTCATAGGATATGGAGACATCAAGTCTCTCTTTATTTCTTCATAGCATCTTTTTTGAGCATCGGTTAATTTAAAGTTTAATGATTCTATAAATTTTTGCGAAAGTTTTCCTTCAATATCTTTTTGTTCGACTCTTTTGGTTTCTTTAACTTTCAACTTTACGTATAAGATTGCTATTTCGAATAATATGGCTTCTTCATATTTTAAAGAACACAAAGCTCTATCTTTATGGTAAAGGCTCAAGGGAAAATGCAGACCTTTTAAACGTTTTTTCAAGCTTAACATATTAAACTCTTTTAAGAACTCATCCGGTATAAAGTCTTCTAAGAAAAAAGTTTGTTTTATAACTTCTTTTGCGATATTTCTCATTGTAGTTTGGAATAAGCCGGTTGTCAATGGATATATAGGAAGAATCTCTTTTTTAAAGTCCTCTTCTTTTTCTAAAATCTGAAAATCTGGAGATTTCATTTGTTTTAATCCATAAGAGAACTCTATTTTCCCATAAAAAGCAGCTTTTACACCTTTCTTCAAATATGATTTAACATATCCTTGATTGAAAAAAGTAACTATAATAACACCTGTATCGTCTGCCACAGAAAAATTCAAAATGATTAATCCTTCGTTAATTTTTAGCTCTTCATAATTAATTACTTTACCTATAATAACCCCTTTTTCATTTTCTTTAGCAGAAAAAATTTTTGTTACTTTTCTTCTATCTTCGTAATCACGGGGAGGAAAGTAGAAAAAATCATATAAACTGGAAATATTTAGTCTTTTTAACAGCTCAGCCCTTTTTGTACCTACATGTTTTATATATTTTATGTCTGTGAATAATGCAAGTTCTTTTTCGGGTCTTTCAGTAATTTCATCTATTAGATACTTTTCTTTTAATTCTCTTATAGATTCTTTTAAACCTTTTAATCTTTGTTCTCTTCTATCTTCCGGAAGTAGTTTTAAAGGTTTTACATACGCCAGTATTTTCTTAATATCTTCTAAAGCTCCAATTTCTGTGATTTCTGAAATATTATTTTTTACAAGGTTATAAAAACTTGGGAAGATATCTTCCCAAGTTTTTATGTTTTTTTCTTTCAATTGAATAATATATTCAAAAGTATTTAGGATGTCTTCAATCATTTTTGTTACCTACCTTAAAATCAAAACTCGCTATTTTTTGCTGTCTTTTCAATTATAATTTTATCATTTTTTTTATACATTTTATAGCCATTAAGTTCAATGTCTTTAATTTCTCCACTTTCTATCAATGGTTTTATTTGTATGAGTGAAGCATTTTCTATATAAAAACTTTTTAAGCTTCCTTCAAGAGTTTTTCCATAAGACATTACTTTTAAATAAACAGAATATACAATTAAAAACCAACTTAAAGATAAAAACAATAAAAATATCATCACTTTGTTCACTATTTATTGACCTTTCTCATAAAAAATTCATAAGCTTCTAAAAAGCTATCTATCCTTTCTTTATAAGATTTATAAATATTAGTATTATCTTCTTTTATTTTTTTATTGTACTCATAAACATCTTTATAATTTTCAACTACTATTCTGGCTAACTCTTGCTTTGGATTTAAATCTGTTATTAAAGTATAAAATTCGGTTAATAAATTTAAAGAACCATCTGGAATACCTCTGTTCTTTTTAGCCATATAGTAAGTTGCCATACCTTCTTTTTTTGAAATCTGGTCAATTTGCTTTATTATTTCACTTTCGGGATACACTGATCTCAATCTAACTGTAAGAAGCATATACTCATAATAAACATCTTCCCATTCAGGGAATCTATTCCATCCTCCAGGCAATATGTATATGGCTTGATTCTCCCAATGATGAAAACTTTCATAAGCTTGGTTTTGTAGCGTTTGTATTTTTAATATTTCTTCTTCATTTGGCATGTAATTTTTAAGCTGTTGATAAAGGACTATGATGTTATAATATATTCTTCCTATTAATCTGTAAGCGTTTTTTTCGTTAAAAGATAAATAAGTATATTCTAATTGGTTTATACCGTCATACAACGATTGAATAGTAAGAAGAAGTTCTTTTGCGTTATTATTTAAAGTCTCTTCGTAAAGAGGTTCTACTGTGTCTCTCAAAGCTTTATCTGGGAACGGCATTAAATCTAAAGCTCCTTCGAACTCTCGAATCATGAATTTATATTCGGGAAGTTCCATATTAAATACCTTTGGCAGATCCTCATATGTTAAATAATTTTTTCGAATATCAGACGTAAATAACTGAGACATATAAAAAGAAGCTTTACCAAAATTTGGGTTTCTATTTAAAGATTTTAAAAAATACTCAAAAGCTTTTTCATAGTTTTCAAAGGATTGTTGTTCATATTCATTTTTCAATTTTTCATATTTATCAATCTCTGATTGAATTTGTTCTATATTTCTTGTAATTCTTTGAAATTCAAGAGTCGAAACATTACCAGTAGTAAGCTGCTTTTGCAAATTACTTTTTTGATTCTCAAGTTGAACAAGGATATTAGGAATTTGATTTTTAGAAGCATCCTGCAATGCCACCATAGAATTGTATTTTTCGTTTCCTAATACAAAATAGGCTTCAGATAACGTTTCATTTATCTTGAAATAAGTTGTAATAATCGCTACTATCATTAGTGGAAGAAAAATCATGTATCCTTTTTTAAAATTAATAGTTCTTACTTTTTCAGAAAACTGTTTTGAAACAGCACAAGACAAAATAAAAACGCTTAGAATAAGATTTGGATGCATGTGAAACGCAAATTCTGTAAATGCGTGAATAACCATTACTACAGCACTCCATCCAAATAATGTAAACAATAAAACTTTATTATCTTCGTCTTTTTCCTTTTTTAGGGTTTTAAAATATATAATTATTAAACTAATCAACATCAATATTATCGAGGTAAACCCTATAATTCCTGTTTCCCCCAACACTTGGAGATAATCGTTATGGGCACGTTTAAAATTGTTCCACGCGTACAAAAACCTTTCTGGATTTTCTTGTTGAACTTCCGCTAAATAGCGGACTGAATAAACAGGATAAGTAGATATACCGCTTCCAAAGAAAAAATGATTCTTGTGATTTTCATCGCTGAATTGTTTTATAGCGGAACTCCATGATAAAATC
This genomic interval from Petrotoga sp. 9PWA.NaAc.5.4 contains the following:
- a CDS encoding triacylglycerol lipase, with amino-acid sequence MVEIYIPEGAYTSQKVFSVSPIAENSVEYQNLKSFRNFYGEIYQINFSDASKESSILPVTIRYKIPKQIYTGDNFVNFSLVYTIENEYPIISDFSGSKIVSINDQYYIEAETFQLTKIKNIGLVVYPPNEAVYGLRIMKDAPPSIEPDIILVPGSDLNFLGRLPNLSRDVYPQSFWSSLFPNRTIWNYLYPLTSTKSKNYTDSYNSFVSRTGINSYIEFEARRFAQELKRFPNKSFDIIAHGIGGLIVRYAIESDLDIKNVKNVVFISTPHKGTNLANPLLLNILYGKDPTILTDYLNVELNIIPKITANVSFYLEQINSYYKEIIPGSTFLTKLNSLEKRKDINYLTIAGTNSNIDANISKSIISKIYPEFINGQGDGIVHVDSAILDSADEKYYFFKGFYDLYTDQAVLNKIDEFLKKSINYISIEPFQDDNFLEYINETTYRQNNQESGISEVKELKMGNIIKPTEYYAEKEILTSPIKIGEIRENRLKIISVNGSVFFESPEGIYDNRLNKIFNKPVLGGIIFQERYYLCSTDGVYTINSKGEIDKIRDNVYVGDEVYYIPNLGFLSIKYIQGYSQIYLNDVLIQEDSTFISLKILEDGQIYLLFNDKIMELKENKLQKLIDSDVIKKVSGENIMDFVDFTKYGEIFFILTHDYKMIAWDRSKNEIQVISDENFGRLKLQLFEDNLYIFGKNHITYLQLKDMIMPRVYQRIEKDVFDILVTQNKEIWIVSQYINQEAFEVFRYSFYE
- a CDS encoding tetratricopeptide repeat protein; its protein translation is MKKIFIFFLFTFLIVIINADNYTLGYEYYLNGLKYYRSGDYELAQTFLEKALEVSPSLENEIPEIKMYLGLSAFQNRDYATAEIYLRLFEGNAVVDQTLSVLEELKKNNEGENYRLSNTISTITESSSKTTEEKLSEFFHPPFFIIMLIIFSVSFVSALLTFIWIQKYGFSSKKKTQYNQISFQSISDIKNEKDEEINYKTIDEFDETSIKSIWRQAKALKNLLNISQEYTETEGNLDVATPKTKELDEIELLQKTLNEEINEILKSADLNQIEEILDELQDSDGKINENISNVSIHENLNEYQNEYVYLKDVIKPNDNTKLKYSSILEKEEKKINLNLDKSQNVKDLVVELSKKNVKPQKSDIERFFNSLFYETNEENIK
- the rsmD gene encoding 16S rRNA (guanine(966)-N(2))-methyltransferase RsmD, producing MILKIETGKFKNKIIHTVSDYRTRYTTASLRQAIMSMFDFSNVDILELFAGSGIFSFEALSNGAKSATLVDISSKAINTILENAKELNILESIKVIKSDFRRVINKLKDYSYDCIYADPPFNLGYVDDLIKIIDNSCDILKNDGIMFIEKHKKEKNNFSLKNMFLEEVREYGDVELIILKKKVLF
- a CDS encoding alkaline phosphatase, which codes for MKRLILTIGFLLIFLFSFSYKYIFLFIADGMGIPHLQLTNMYKENKYGETLNMMQLPYFALVETSSLNGVTDSAAAITAILSGEKTYNDMINTKGSKTLTPLTYLLKNDGYQVGVISTNSLVDATPAGAYAFVENRRDYQKIVQDLLKSNFDLLISGGRAYLDKKEVEKHGYSYSEMLPQTVIPQKEILALYYGNFPFLTDNEQRITLEESLKYALKKFGEDPFFLLIEGGRIDHAAHAHDTYSMIKEIIDLDDAVKVALEFYASNPYDTLIIVTSDHATGGLSLGDGFLSLNKIKENRFSYEKMINVFNSSQSYSEFKKILGLLEDLQEEFYASKNSTKNITYQSEIIKNYYDSLNNLIGLSWGTFGHTIDYVPLFSNIPNDTYLIKNNEIFYVFEIF
- the lgt gene encoding prolipoprotein diacylglyceryl transferase, which produces MKKDKVFFNTFLVSVFSFILVSITILPKSFSGEWYFNPIIIKIGVLEIRWYGLLIAISILLATFIGQKEAEREKVSEDDFFNALSLGIIFGIIGARLYYVLFNLQYFSKNPSEILKIWHGGLAIHGAILAAFLTVFVYTHLKKNCTFTFLQGLDLFTFVLPLAQSIGRWGNFFNHEAYGTPTELPWKMYIAPEHRMVGFESYEYFHPTFLYESAWNLLIFLVLFYFIRNKRKTYGEVTALYLILYSIGRIPIEMLRTDSLYVGNMRVAVLISIFFIIIGAITFLILRYKKSTKVIK
- the recG gene encoding ATP-dependent DNA helicase RecG, giving the protein MIEDILNTFEYIIQLKEKNIKTWEDIFPSFYNLVKNNISEITEIGALEDIKKILAYVKPLKLLPEDRREQRLKGLKESIRELKEKYLIDEITERPEKELALFTDIKYIKHVGTKRAELLKRLNISSLYDFFYFPPRDYEDRRKVTKIFSAKENEKGVIIGKVINYEELKINEGLIILNFSVADDTGVIIVTFFNQGYVKSYLKKGVKAAFYGKIEFSYGLKQMKSPDFQILEKEEDFKKEILPIYPLTTGLFQTTMRNIAKEVIKQTFFLEDFIPDEFLKEFNMLSLKKRLKGLHFPLSLYHKDRALCSLKYEEAILFEIAILYVKLKVKETKRVEQKDIEGKLSQKFIESLNFKLTDAQKRCYEEIKRDLMSPYPMNRLLQGDVGSGKTVVSELAIVDVCEAGYQVAVMVPTSVLAKQQFQRISKDLTSLGLKVELLIGETKENEKISIKERLKLGQIDVVIGTHAIIQQDVEFKKLGFIVIDEQHRFGVNQRLELIKKGTHPDILVMTATPIPRTLAMTFYGDLDVSLIDEMPKGRKPIKTILVSQANQNSLYEFVQQELKQGNQAFFIYPLIEESETLDLKNATDMYEKLKETFKEYNVGLLHGRFSASEKNDVMDKFFNKEYNILVATSVVEVGIDVPDATVIVIEHPDRFGLSQLHQLRGRVGRSKKQSYCFLVIDEKMNYETKQKLSAFAKTKDGFKVAEIDLKWRGPGKFFGLEQHGIPEFKFLDLSEDILIIENSRKKAENFLENPLALEHSEKLKKELKFKYRNSLELINVL
- a CDS encoding O-antigen ligase — its product is MQEKAKLPNDILIMLILFALIPFLMAPKFVYEYSTQKHLVFTIFMLIIVFYYFIKYFSKSAKFEYTYAHMFLSFFSVSAFLSLISVYMENKHYLPAASNIAFYIVLIVFFSYLVTTRFGEDFKFIEYGLFVFMITGTIIAFDGLLNKFFGYDIFFGKYGDPSQRITLRTTIGNPNFVSDYLAQLLPISVYFTLRKNTNVYIRLYGLINVFIMFWVILLAQTRSIYLATFVGMGFAIISFLLSIKKDSLKTYIKSHEFRLWLILVISVFAFLFLMFSFETPFNKGGEVIASDRLASLTSVSSWDERILSWSSAIKQFSDENHKNHFFFGSGISTYPVYSVRYLAEVQQENPERFLYAWNNFKRAHNDYLQVLGETGIIGFTSIILMLISLIIIYFKTLKKEKDEDNKVLLFTLFGWSAVVMVIHAFTEFAFHMHPNLILSVFILSCAVSKQFSEKVRTINFKKGYMIFLPLMIVAIITTYFKINETLSEAYFVLGNEKYNSMVALQDASKNQIPNILVQLENQKSNLQKQLTTGNVSTLEFQRITRNIEQIQSEIDKYEKLKNEYEQQSFENYEKAFEYFLKSLNRNPNFGKASFYMSQLFTSDIRKNYLTYEDLPKVFNMELPEYKFMIREFEGALDLMPFPDKALRDTVEPLYEETLNNNAKELLLTIQSLYDGINQLEYTYLSFNEKNAYRLIGRIYYNIIVLYQQLKNYMPNEEEILKIQTLQNQAYESFHHWENQAIYILPGGWNRFPEWEDVYYEYMLLTVRLRSVYPESEIIKQIDQISKKEGMATYYMAKKNRGIPDGSLNLLTEFYTLITDLNPKQELARIVVENYKDVYEYNKKIKEDNTNIYKSYKERIDSFLEAYEFFMRKVNK